Proteins encoded together in one Astatotilapia calliptera chromosome 7, fAstCal1.2, whole genome shotgun sequence window:
- the LOC113024996 gene encoding transcription initiation factor TFIID subunit 4-like isoform X4, whose translation MAGASDPLEDMLFNEVDEKAVSDLVGSLESQLGDRKPPAPPFSAGKRDAAPSAAGHFSGKVRGAESAEQPQQGHPGAVLTPEPAASEPPSAAPLPSSTSAGPAGASLAAVGPPPPAGSPGPGPLGAPAAGASFPRAAVPGPSAAEAVRSSPPGLQSVNGGTGAAKLVSSPGVPATAGAGPATSQPGFPVPQHSGGSPSAVLQRLPSPAAQNGLDPQGGPPAAPAASASQVVNHNNPLMHAKVLVPSQPATGSSVILTGTPSPVQAPISHPQTGTSTSPSPGAKPAVNGVSQPAVAVVRPPGPAVVATSIPQQRPGLVAATTRVATSQPSLAVRPQQQTTIQLPQGFTMPQGMVLVRTETGQLVMVPQQVLAQAQAKTQQSQAVTSITQRPATPTAATTIRKALAVAPSITPVSVKMTTPQKTPTVITTGGTPVAKPAGVPSTPMTGTPAPAASPATRVTVVSQEMQENVKKCKNFLATLIKLASHNSPSPDTSKNVKALVQDLLDAKIEPEEFTTRLQAELKSSPQPYLIPFLKKSLPALRQTLLNSQQSLMTAPPGAVVTPPATPGSVTAATIRPRLPVNPAGGTVRLNAPIGTAALPVCRPGVQTVQARAPIVFRPQATLQVRGPTTIISKSPVNLAAQANQKKLSDPGGGTFRDDDDINDVASMAGVNLNEENARILATSSELVGTKIRSCKDEAFLPSGLLLRRILDTAKKFGVSEVPPEVVNLVSHATQSRLRTLLEKVSAIAQHRTDGGKDEERYEQTSDVRSQLRFFEQLERLEKQRKDEQEREMLLKAAKSRARQEDPEQARLKQKAKEMQQQELAQMRQRDANLTALAAIGPRKKRKLDSPGGAGTEVSSGSAAGSSVAGSSRQQPRQRITRVNLRDLIFCMEHDRPTARSLILYKALLK comes from the exons ATGGCGGGAGCCTCCGACCCACTGGAGGACATGCTCTTCAATGAGGTGGACGAGAAGGCGGTGAGCGACCTGGTCGGTTCTCTGGAATCTCAGCTAGGCGACCGAAAGCCTCCCGCGCCTCCGTTTTCCGCCGGGAAACGAGACGCGGCTCCGTCGGCCGCGGGCCACTTCTCAGGGAAAGTGCGCGGAGCGGAGTCCGCGGAGCAGCCGCAACAAGGACATCCCGGAGCGGTGCTGACCCCGGAGCCCGCCGCAAGCGAGCCGCCGTCCGCCGCACCGCTGCCCTCGTCTACCTCCGCCGGGCCCGCGGGAGCCAGCCTGGCCGCGGTCGGACCGCCTCCGCCCGCCGGTTCTCCGGGACCGGGACCTCTCGGCGCTCCGGCCGCCGGCGCTAGCTTCCCCCGGGCTGCGGTCCCGGGTCCGAGCGCTGCGGAGGCGGTCAGGAGCTCTCCGCCCGGACTGCAGAGCGTGAACGGCGGTACCGGAGCCGCCAAGTTGGTGAGCTCTCCCGGTGTTCCTGCGACCGCCGGGGCCGGCCCCGCGACTTCACAGCCCGGCTTCCCCGTACCTCAGCACTCCGGGGGCTCCCCCTCCGCGGTCCTGCAGAGGCTCCCCAGCCCGGCGGCCCAGAACGGGCTCGACCCGCAGGGCGGCCCGCCGGCAGCCCCCGCCGCCTCCGCCTCTCAGGTCGTGAACCACAACAACCCTCTCATGCACGCCAAGGTGCTCGTGCCCAGCCAGCCCGCCACCGGAAGCTCTGTCATACTGACCGGCACCCCCTCCCCGGTCCAGGCCCCCATCAGCCACCCTCAGACCGGGACCAGCACGTCACCCTCCCCCGGGGCTAAACCCGCAGTCAACGGGGTGTCCCAGCCCGCCGTGGCCGTGGTGAGGCCGCCCGGACCGGCCGTGGTGGCCACCTCCATCCCGCAGCAGAGACCCGGGCTGGTGGCCGCCACCACCCGGGTCGCTACTTCGCAACCCTCGCTGGCTGTCCGGCCCCAGCAGCAGACCACCATCCAGCTGCCCCAGGGCTTCACCATGCCCCAag GTATGGTTCTGGTCCGGACTGAGACGGGTCAGCTGGTCATGGTCCCCCAGCAGGTCCTCGCTCAGGCTCAGGCCAAGACGCAGCAGAGCCAGGCGGTGACGAGCATCACGCAGAGACCCGCCACGCCGACGGCCGCCACCACCATCCGG AAGGCGCTCGCAGTGGCGCCCAGCATCACGCCGGTATCGGTGAAGATGACGACCCCCCAGAAGACGCCGACGGTGATCACGACGGGGGGGACGCCTGTCGCCAAACCTGCCGGTGTGCCGTCCACCCCCATGACCGGCACACCGGCGCCCGCAGCCTCGCCCGCCACCAGAGTCACCGTGGTGTCCCAG GAAATGCAGGAAAACGTAAAGAAATGCAAGAACTTCCTCGCCACGCTCATCAAGCTGGCGTCCCACAACTCGCCCTCGCCGGATACCTCGAAGAACGTGAAAGCCCTGGTGCAGGACCTGCTC GACGCCAAAATCGAGCCCGAGGAGTTCACCACTCGGCTGCAGGCCGAGCTGAAGTCCTCGCCACAACCCTACCTCATCCCCTTCCTCAAG AAAAGCCTCCCCGCTCTGCGGCAGACGCTGCTCAACAGCCAGCAGTCTCTGATGACTGCACCCCCCGGCGCCGTGGTCACGCCTCCGGCCACCCCTGGCTCAGTCACCGCCGCCACCATCAGGCCGCGGCTGCCCGTCAACCCGGCCGGCGGCACCGTCCGTCTGAACGCACCCATCGGCACGGCGGCTCTG CCTGTGTGCAGACCTGGAGTGCAGACCGTGCAGGCTCGGGCGCCGATTGTCTTCAGACCTCAGG ctACGCTGCAGGTGAGAGGACCCACAACCATCATCAGCAAAAGCCCTGTGAACCTTGCAGCTCAGGCCAATCAGAAGAAGCTGAGCGATCCAGGGGGCGGGACGTTCAG AGATGACGACGACATCAACGACGTGGCTTCGATGGCTGGCGTCAATCTCAATGAGGAGAACGCCCGAATCCTCGCCACCAGCTCGGAGCTCGTGGGCACAAAGATCCGCTCGTGTAAAGACGAGGCCTTCCTGCCGAGCGGCCTGCTGCTCCGCCGCATCCTGGACACAG CTAAGAAGTTTGGCGTCAGCGAGGTCCCGCCAGAAGTGGTGAACCTGGTTTCCCACGCCACGCAGTCCCGGCTGCGCACCCTGCTGGAGAAGGTTTCGGCCATCGCGCAGCACCGCACGGACGGCGGGAAG GATGAAGAGCGCTACGAGCAGACGTCGGACGTTCGCTCTCAGCTGCGTTTCTTCGAGCAGTTGGAGCGTTTGGAGAAACAGAGGAAAGacgagcaggagagagagatgctgCTGAAGGCCGCCAAG AGTCGTGCCAGACAAGAAGACCCTGAACAGGCTCGACTCAAGCAGAAGGCTAAAGAG atgcagcagcaggagcttgCTCAGATGCGACAGAGAGACGCCAACCTCACTGCGCTCGCCGCCATCGGCCCGCGCAAGAAACGCAAGCTGGACTCACCGGGCGGAGCTGGCACAGAG GTGTCCTCGGGCTCAGCCGCCGGCTCCTCCGTGGCCGGCTCCTCCCGCCAGCAGCCCCGCCAGCGCATCACACGAGTTAACCTCAGGGACTTAATCTTCTGTATGGAGCACGATCGGCCCACGGCTCGCTCCCTGATACTCTACAAGGCTCTGCTGAAGTGA
- the LOC113024996 gene encoding transcription initiation factor TFIID subunit 4-like isoform X1 gives MAGASDPLEDMLFNEVDEKAVSDLVGSLESQLGDRKPPAPPFSAGKRDAAPSAAGHFSGKVRGAESAEQPQQGHPGAVLTPEPAASEPPSAAPLPSSTSAGPAGASLAAVGPPPPAGSPGPGPLGAPAAGASFPRAAVPGPSAAEAVRSSPPGLQSVNGGTGAAKLVSSPGVPATAGAGPATSQPGFPVPQHSGGSPSAVLQRLPSPAAQNGLDPQGGPPAAPAASASQVVNHNNPLMHAKVLVPSQPATGSSVILTGTPSPVQAPISHPQTGTSTSPSPGAKPAVNGVSQPAVAVVRPPGPAVVATSIPQQRPGLVAATTRVATSQPSLAVRPQQQTTIQLPQGFTMPQGMVLVRTETGQLVMVPQQVLAQAQAKTQQSQAVTSITQRPATPTAATTIRVSTAPTAPGTPQTVRLATPTQTRMIQPPSTTAAVQKALAVAPSITPVSVKMTTPQKTPTVITTGGTPVAKPAGVPSTPMTGTPAPAASPATRVTVVSQEMQENVKKCKNFLATLIKLASHNSPSPDTSKNVKALVQDLLDAKIEPEEFTTRLQAELKSSPQPYLIPFLKKSLPALRQTLLNSQQSLMTAPPGAVVTPPATPGSVTAATIRPRLPVNPAGGTVRLNAPIGTAALPVCRPGVQTVQARAPIVFRPQATLQVRGPTTIISKSPVNLAAQANQKKLSDPGGGTFRDDDDINDVASMAGVNLNEENARILATSSELVGTKIRSCKDEAFLPSGLLLRRILDTAKKFGVSEVPPEVVNLVSHATQSRLRTLLEKVSAIAQHRTDGGKDEERYEQTSDVRSQLRFFEQLERLEKQRKDEQEREMLLKAAKSRARQEDPEQARLKQKAKEMQQQELAQMRQRDANLTALAAIGPRKKRKLDSPGGAGTEVSSGSAAGSSVAGSSRQQPRQRITRVNLRDLIFCMEHDRPTARSLILYKALLK, from the exons ATGGCGGGAGCCTCCGACCCACTGGAGGACATGCTCTTCAATGAGGTGGACGAGAAGGCGGTGAGCGACCTGGTCGGTTCTCTGGAATCTCAGCTAGGCGACCGAAAGCCTCCCGCGCCTCCGTTTTCCGCCGGGAAACGAGACGCGGCTCCGTCGGCCGCGGGCCACTTCTCAGGGAAAGTGCGCGGAGCGGAGTCCGCGGAGCAGCCGCAACAAGGACATCCCGGAGCGGTGCTGACCCCGGAGCCCGCCGCAAGCGAGCCGCCGTCCGCCGCACCGCTGCCCTCGTCTACCTCCGCCGGGCCCGCGGGAGCCAGCCTGGCCGCGGTCGGACCGCCTCCGCCCGCCGGTTCTCCGGGACCGGGACCTCTCGGCGCTCCGGCCGCCGGCGCTAGCTTCCCCCGGGCTGCGGTCCCGGGTCCGAGCGCTGCGGAGGCGGTCAGGAGCTCTCCGCCCGGACTGCAGAGCGTGAACGGCGGTACCGGAGCCGCCAAGTTGGTGAGCTCTCCCGGTGTTCCTGCGACCGCCGGGGCCGGCCCCGCGACTTCACAGCCCGGCTTCCCCGTACCTCAGCACTCCGGGGGCTCCCCCTCCGCGGTCCTGCAGAGGCTCCCCAGCCCGGCGGCCCAGAACGGGCTCGACCCGCAGGGCGGCCCGCCGGCAGCCCCCGCCGCCTCCGCCTCTCAGGTCGTGAACCACAACAACCCTCTCATGCACGCCAAGGTGCTCGTGCCCAGCCAGCCCGCCACCGGAAGCTCTGTCATACTGACCGGCACCCCCTCCCCGGTCCAGGCCCCCATCAGCCACCCTCAGACCGGGACCAGCACGTCACCCTCCCCCGGGGCTAAACCCGCAGTCAACGGGGTGTCCCAGCCCGCCGTGGCCGTGGTGAGGCCGCCCGGACCGGCCGTGGTGGCCACCTCCATCCCGCAGCAGAGACCCGGGCTGGTGGCCGCCACCACCCGGGTCGCTACTTCGCAACCCTCGCTGGCTGTCCGGCCCCAGCAGCAGACCACCATCCAGCTGCCCCAGGGCTTCACCATGCCCCAag GTATGGTTCTGGTCCGGACTGAGACGGGTCAGCTGGTCATGGTCCCCCAGCAGGTCCTCGCTCAGGCTCAGGCCAAGACGCAGCAGAGCCAGGCGGTGACGAGCATCACGCAGAGACCCGCCACGCCGACGGCCGCCACCACCATCCGGGTGAGCACTGCCCCCACG GCACCGGGCACCCCTCAGACCGTCCGCCTGGCCACACCTACTCAGACCAGAATGATTCAGCCTCCCTCCACGACTGCCGCAGTGCAG AAGGCGCTCGCAGTGGCGCCCAGCATCACGCCGGTATCGGTGAAGATGACGACCCCCCAGAAGACGCCGACGGTGATCACGACGGGGGGGACGCCTGTCGCCAAACCTGCCGGTGTGCCGTCCACCCCCATGACCGGCACACCGGCGCCCGCAGCCTCGCCCGCCACCAGAGTCACCGTGGTGTCCCAG GAAATGCAGGAAAACGTAAAGAAATGCAAGAACTTCCTCGCCACGCTCATCAAGCTGGCGTCCCACAACTCGCCCTCGCCGGATACCTCGAAGAACGTGAAAGCCCTGGTGCAGGACCTGCTC GACGCCAAAATCGAGCCCGAGGAGTTCACCACTCGGCTGCAGGCCGAGCTGAAGTCCTCGCCACAACCCTACCTCATCCCCTTCCTCAAG AAAAGCCTCCCCGCTCTGCGGCAGACGCTGCTCAACAGCCAGCAGTCTCTGATGACTGCACCCCCCGGCGCCGTGGTCACGCCTCCGGCCACCCCTGGCTCAGTCACCGCCGCCACCATCAGGCCGCGGCTGCCCGTCAACCCGGCCGGCGGCACCGTCCGTCTGAACGCACCCATCGGCACGGCGGCTCTG CCTGTGTGCAGACCTGGAGTGCAGACCGTGCAGGCTCGGGCGCCGATTGTCTTCAGACCTCAGG ctACGCTGCAGGTGAGAGGACCCACAACCATCATCAGCAAAAGCCCTGTGAACCTTGCAGCTCAGGCCAATCAGAAGAAGCTGAGCGATCCAGGGGGCGGGACGTTCAG AGATGACGACGACATCAACGACGTGGCTTCGATGGCTGGCGTCAATCTCAATGAGGAGAACGCCCGAATCCTCGCCACCAGCTCGGAGCTCGTGGGCACAAAGATCCGCTCGTGTAAAGACGAGGCCTTCCTGCCGAGCGGCCTGCTGCTCCGCCGCATCCTGGACACAG CTAAGAAGTTTGGCGTCAGCGAGGTCCCGCCAGAAGTGGTGAACCTGGTTTCCCACGCCACGCAGTCCCGGCTGCGCACCCTGCTGGAGAAGGTTTCGGCCATCGCGCAGCACCGCACGGACGGCGGGAAG GATGAAGAGCGCTACGAGCAGACGTCGGACGTTCGCTCTCAGCTGCGTTTCTTCGAGCAGTTGGAGCGTTTGGAGAAACAGAGGAAAGacgagcaggagagagagatgctgCTGAAGGCCGCCAAG AGTCGTGCCAGACAAGAAGACCCTGAACAGGCTCGACTCAAGCAGAAGGCTAAAGAG atgcagcagcaggagcttgCTCAGATGCGACAGAGAGACGCCAACCTCACTGCGCTCGCCGCCATCGGCCCGCGCAAGAAACGCAAGCTGGACTCACCGGGCGGAGCTGGCACAGAG GTGTCCTCGGGCTCAGCCGCCGGCTCCTCCGTGGCCGGCTCCTCCCGCCAGCAGCCCCGCCAGCGCATCACACGAGTTAACCTCAGGGACTTAATCTTCTGTATGGAGCACGATCGGCCCACGGCTCGCTCCCTGATACTCTACAAGGCTCTGCTGAAGTGA
- the LOC113024996 gene encoding transcription initiation factor TFIID subunit 4-like isoform X2, which yields MAGASDPLEDMLFNEVDEKAVSDLVGSLESQLGDRKPPAPPFSAGKRDAAPSAAGHFSGKVRGAESAEQPQQGHPGAVLTPEPAASEPPSAAPLPSSTSAGPAGASLAAVGPPPPAGSPGPGPLGAPAAGASFPRAAVPGPSAAEAVRSSPPGLQSVNGGTGAAKLVSSPGVPATAGAGPATSQPGFPVPQHSGGSPSAVLQRLPSPAAQNGLDPQGGPPAAPAASASQVVNHNNPLMHAKVLVPSQPATGSSVILTGTPSPVQAPISHPQTGTSTSPSPGAKPAVNGVSQPAVAVVRPPGPAVVATSIPQQRPGLVAATTRVATSQPSLAVRPQQQTTIQLPQGFTMPQGMVLVRTETGQLVMVPQQVLAQAQAKTQQSQAVTSITQRPATPTAATTIRAPGTPQTVRLATPTQTRMIQPPSTTAAVQKALAVAPSITPVSVKMTTPQKTPTVITTGGTPVAKPAGVPSTPMTGTPAPAASPATRVTVVSQEMQENVKKCKNFLATLIKLASHNSPSPDTSKNVKALVQDLLDAKIEPEEFTTRLQAELKSSPQPYLIPFLKKSLPALRQTLLNSQQSLMTAPPGAVVTPPATPGSVTAATIRPRLPVNPAGGTVRLNAPIGTAALPVCRPGVQTVQARAPIVFRPQATLQVRGPTTIISKSPVNLAAQANQKKLSDPGGGTFRDDDDINDVASMAGVNLNEENARILATSSELVGTKIRSCKDEAFLPSGLLLRRILDTAKKFGVSEVPPEVVNLVSHATQSRLRTLLEKVSAIAQHRTDGGKDEERYEQTSDVRSQLRFFEQLERLEKQRKDEQEREMLLKAAKSRARQEDPEQARLKQKAKEMQQQELAQMRQRDANLTALAAIGPRKKRKLDSPGGAGTEVSSGSAAGSSVAGSSRQQPRQRITRVNLRDLIFCMEHDRPTARSLILYKALLK from the exons ATGGCGGGAGCCTCCGACCCACTGGAGGACATGCTCTTCAATGAGGTGGACGAGAAGGCGGTGAGCGACCTGGTCGGTTCTCTGGAATCTCAGCTAGGCGACCGAAAGCCTCCCGCGCCTCCGTTTTCCGCCGGGAAACGAGACGCGGCTCCGTCGGCCGCGGGCCACTTCTCAGGGAAAGTGCGCGGAGCGGAGTCCGCGGAGCAGCCGCAACAAGGACATCCCGGAGCGGTGCTGACCCCGGAGCCCGCCGCAAGCGAGCCGCCGTCCGCCGCACCGCTGCCCTCGTCTACCTCCGCCGGGCCCGCGGGAGCCAGCCTGGCCGCGGTCGGACCGCCTCCGCCCGCCGGTTCTCCGGGACCGGGACCTCTCGGCGCTCCGGCCGCCGGCGCTAGCTTCCCCCGGGCTGCGGTCCCGGGTCCGAGCGCTGCGGAGGCGGTCAGGAGCTCTCCGCCCGGACTGCAGAGCGTGAACGGCGGTACCGGAGCCGCCAAGTTGGTGAGCTCTCCCGGTGTTCCTGCGACCGCCGGGGCCGGCCCCGCGACTTCACAGCCCGGCTTCCCCGTACCTCAGCACTCCGGGGGCTCCCCCTCCGCGGTCCTGCAGAGGCTCCCCAGCCCGGCGGCCCAGAACGGGCTCGACCCGCAGGGCGGCCCGCCGGCAGCCCCCGCCGCCTCCGCCTCTCAGGTCGTGAACCACAACAACCCTCTCATGCACGCCAAGGTGCTCGTGCCCAGCCAGCCCGCCACCGGAAGCTCTGTCATACTGACCGGCACCCCCTCCCCGGTCCAGGCCCCCATCAGCCACCCTCAGACCGGGACCAGCACGTCACCCTCCCCCGGGGCTAAACCCGCAGTCAACGGGGTGTCCCAGCCCGCCGTGGCCGTGGTGAGGCCGCCCGGACCGGCCGTGGTGGCCACCTCCATCCCGCAGCAGAGACCCGGGCTGGTGGCCGCCACCACCCGGGTCGCTACTTCGCAACCCTCGCTGGCTGTCCGGCCCCAGCAGCAGACCACCATCCAGCTGCCCCAGGGCTTCACCATGCCCCAag GTATGGTTCTGGTCCGGACTGAGACGGGTCAGCTGGTCATGGTCCCCCAGCAGGTCCTCGCTCAGGCTCAGGCCAAGACGCAGCAGAGCCAGGCGGTGACGAGCATCACGCAGAGACCCGCCACGCCGACGGCCGCCACCACCATCCGG GCACCGGGCACCCCTCAGACCGTCCGCCTGGCCACACCTACTCAGACCAGAATGATTCAGCCTCCCTCCACGACTGCCGCAGTGCAG AAGGCGCTCGCAGTGGCGCCCAGCATCACGCCGGTATCGGTGAAGATGACGACCCCCCAGAAGACGCCGACGGTGATCACGACGGGGGGGACGCCTGTCGCCAAACCTGCCGGTGTGCCGTCCACCCCCATGACCGGCACACCGGCGCCCGCAGCCTCGCCCGCCACCAGAGTCACCGTGGTGTCCCAG GAAATGCAGGAAAACGTAAAGAAATGCAAGAACTTCCTCGCCACGCTCATCAAGCTGGCGTCCCACAACTCGCCCTCGCCGGATACCTCGAAGAACGTGAAAGCCCTGGTGCAGGACCTGCTC GACGCCAAAATCGAGCCCGAGGAGTTCACCACTCGGCTGCAGGCCGAGCTGAAGTCCTCGCCACAACCCTACCTCATCCCCTTCCTCAAG AAAAGCCTCCCCGCTCTGCGGCAGACGCTGCTCAACAGCCAGCAGTCTCTGATGACTGCACCCCCCGGCGCCGTGGTCACGCCTCCGGCCACCCCTGGCTCAGTCACCGCCGCCACCATCAGGCCGCGGCTGCCCGTCAACCCGGCCGGCGGCACCGTCCGTCTGAACGCACCCATCGGCACGGCGGCTCTG CCTGTGTGCAGACCTGGAGTGCAGACCGTGCAGGCTCGGGCGCCGATTGTCTTCAGACCTCAGG ctACGCTGCAGGTGAGAGGACCCACAACCATCATCAGCAAAAGCCCTGTGAACCTTGCAGCTCAGGCCAATCAGAAGAAGCTGAGCGATCCAGGGGGCGGGACGTTCAG AGATGACGACGACATCAACGACGTGGCTTCGATGGCTGGCGTCAATCTCAATGAGGAGAACGCCCGAATCCTCGCCACCAGCTCGGAGCTCGTGGGCACAAAGATCCGCTCGTGTAAAGACGAGGCCTTCCTGCCGAGCGGCCTGCTGCTCCGCCGCATCCTGGACACAG CTAAGAAGTTTGGCGTCAGCGAGGTCCCGCCAGAAGTGGTGAACCTGGTTTCCCACGCCACGCAGTCCCGGCTGCGCACCCTGCTGGAGAAGGTTTCGGCCATCGCGCAGCACCGCACGGACGGCGGGAAG GATGAAGAGCGCTACGAGCAGACGTCGGACGTTCGCTCTCAGCTGCGTTTCTTCGAGCAGTTGGAGCGTTTGGAGAAACAGAGGAAAGacgagcaggagagagagatgctgCTGAAGGCCGCCAAG AGTCGTGCCAGACAAGAAGACCCTGAACAGGCTCGACTCAAGCAGAAGGCTAAAGAG atgcagcagcaggagcttgCTCAGATGCGACAGAGAGACGCCAACCTCACTGCGCTCGCCGCCATCGGCCCGCGCAAGAAACGCAAGCTGGACTCACCGGGCGGAGCTGGCACAGAG GTGTCCTCGGGCTCAGCCGCCGGCTCCTCCGTGGCCGGCTCCTCCCGCCAGCAGCCCCGCCAGCGCATCACACGAGTTAACCTCAGGGACTTAATCTTCTGTATGGAGCACGATCGGCCCACGGCTCGCTCCCTGATACTCTACAAGGCTCTGCTGAAGTGA